A stretch of DNA from Chthonomonadales bacterium:
CGCCAAGCTTCGCTCGCTTCAGCACACCTTCGACGCCCTGCGCGAGGCCGGCGCCAAGTGCGTGCTGCGCTTCGCCTACATCAAGGACTACCCCGCCCATCCCGAGCCCCCCACCGTCGAACGCATGCTCCAGCACATGCAGCAGCTCCGGCCGATCGTGGCCCGCAACGCCGACATGATCCACACCGTGGAGGCCGGCTTCGTGGCCGCCTGGGGCGAGTGGCATGTTAACGCCCACGTGATCGACGCCGACGCGCGCGCCAGGCTGCTCGACGGAATCCTGCGGATGACCCCGCCCGGCGTCTTCGTGCAGGTGCGGTACCCCGGCATCAAGACCGGGCTCGTCCCGCGCATCGCCCTCCGGCCCTACCGACCGCTCTCCGACGAGGTCGCCTTCGGAACGACGCCCGAGGCGCGCATCGGCCACCACGACGACGGCGTCC
This window harbors:
- a CDS encoding DUF4874 domain-containing protein; this encodes MPESATLRYRGIRPTDPNGRRGLRNPERGFRTETLIAEPPGRTEGVWGIPAHLWNRVGPGFSRVNWLADLRRFEPDGVTLTQAYCYLTEYHDGPIADAKLRSLQHTFDALREAGAKCVLRFAYIKDYPAHPEPPTVERMLQHMQQLRPIVARNADMIHTVEAGFVAAWGEWHVNAHVIDADARARLLDGILRMTPPGVFVQVRYPGIKTGLVPRIALRPYRPLSDEVAFGTTPEARIGHHDDGVLTAPRGMEGYAYAREPAELGDLRDLVRSETLFVPM